The genomic region ACCGCAGCAACGCAGCCATGCAGCAAAAGGGGGGTAAGCTGTGCTGTTGGTTGTTATTCCAGCTTCTTCTTCTGTTCCTCCAACTGCAGATCAATCTCCTTGATCCGGCGGAGGTCCTCCTTCAGACGATGGATCTGCTTTTCCTGGATGGAATTGTATCCCTTGATGGTTTCGATCTCCGCCTCTCCCCGCCGGACCTCCTGAAGGAGCTGCAAAACAGAACGCATGGTCAGGGTCCGGCGGCTATCGGGATAATCATGCAAAAATTCCCTCACTCTCTTCTCCGCCTCCTCGTAATCCCGGTTCGGGTTGTCCCCATAGGAGAGAATCAGGACCATCCGGAAAAGTGCCTCTTCCTTCACGGAGCGGTCGACCGCCTCCCTGTAAATTTGCCGGAGACTCCGGAGTGCCCGACGATAACGCCCCTCGGAGAAGAGCTGATCCGGCTGCAGAAAGAACCCATCGGTTACTCTGATAACCGCCTTCTTCTCCTTCTCCCCTTCTTTGAGAGAGAGGTTTTGTATACAGGTCCGGAACCGCCGGAAAGGAACGCAGCCGATTCCAAAGAGGACCAGCACCGCAAGGAGCAAAAGAACCCCTTTTTTTTCTTTTTTCAAAAGGGTCATGCCGGCACAGTTTCCTTCCCGGCCTTCAGAGGCAGCTCAAAAAAGAAGCGGCTCCCCTTCCCGATTTCGCTTTCCGCCCAGATCCTCCCGCCATGTTCCGCAATATAATATTGGCAGATGGAAAGACCCAGTCCGGTCCCCTTCCGTTGCGGGTCATGGCCCATGATTGGATCGACCTGACGGAAACGATCAAAGATCCGGGAGAGCTCCCCGGCCTCGATCCCCGTTCCGTTGTCCTCAACACAGACACGGATCCGACCGTTCTTCCCCACCTCATTTCCGGAGACCATACCGACTTCAATCCGGATCGAGCCTCCTTCGGGGGTAAACTTTACGGCATTGCCGAGAAGGTTGTTCACGACTTCTTCCACCTTTTCATTGTCCAGCATCAACGGAGGGAGGGAGGACGGGGCTTCCAGCTCAAGGACAATCCGCTTCAGATCCGCAAGAAAGCGGATGTTCGTCATCCCCCGCTGGAGAATCGGCAGCAGGTCACATTTTTCGAAATGGTACTGCATCATCCCGGCACGGATACGGGAAAGATCCAGCAGATTGTTGATCAGGCGTACAAGTTTCGCCGTTCCCTCCTGGATGATTCCAAGGAGCTTCTGTTGTTTTCCGTTCAGCGGACCGGCAACCCGGTCCTGGAGGAGTTGTGTCGCCTCCTTGATCGATGTCAGGGGAGTCCGGAATTCATGTGAAACATTGGAAATGATTTCCCGTTTCATCTCTTCCAACTTCCCCAATTTCCCCGTCATGGTATTGAAGGCCCGGGCCAGATCGCCCAACTCGTCCCGGGAGGTCACCTCGATCGGCCGGTTGAACTCCCCCCGGGCAATGATCCGGGTCCCCTCGGTCAACCGCCGGATGGGGACGCGGATGCTCCGGGTCAAAAGCCAGGCCGTAAGAAATCCGATAGCGACCATGGAGACAACGATTCCGATGGTGATCTTGTAGGCACGAAAACTGAAGGCCCGGGCCTGGTTCATCTTCCGTGCCATGGCGACTTCCTGCTTCCAGATCATGGTCTCGATCCGTTCCGTAAAGGTCTGGACGTCCGATTTATTCAATCCCATCCATCCGGGGAGATTCCCCCTTGCCACCTCCTCCACCGCCGTCAGAAACCCTTTCCGGTGCCTTTCGTGGAGTGCCTGAAGCGCCTCTAATTCCCGGCGACGTTCCCCCTCCGGAGACGAAGCGCGAAGTTTCAGGAGGGTCGCGTCGAACTCCCGCCCCTTGGAACGGGCCAGGTTGAGAAAGTCGGAGTCATGGACCACGAGGTATTTTTTTTCGTTGCCGACCTCGGAAAGAAAGAGGTCGATGAGCTTCTTTTCGAGATTAAGATCGACCACCTCTCCTTCGACCATGGAGCGGGAGAGAAGATTCAGACGGTTCAGCTCGAAGACGGCGTAGCCTCCCTCCAGGAGGACGAGACCGATCATCAGAAAATAGCCGAGGAAGACCTTTCGGGTCAGGGTAAGCCGCATGAAAATTCCGTTTCATCCATCAACTTTCAATACCGTCTTATAGGATGTTTTGGCGGGGATGTCAACTTTTTCAGGTAAGCATAAAAATAGATGGTCGCACAGACAAAAAAAGGGCTGAGTGGGTTTATGCGCCCATCAGCCCCTTCTGTATGGGATATATGCCCTAATAGGCGGGATATCCACCCCCCCGGGGGGGATAGCCACTCGCCGGGGTCTGTTGCTGCTGCTGATAGAGGGCCTGATTCGCCTTGATCTCAATCTCCACCCGCCGGTTGGCCTGACGGCCGGCGGCGGTGCTGTTCCCGGCGACCGGCATCGACTCCCCGTAGCCTATGGTATGGATCCGGTAAGAGCTGACCCCCCGGGACTGGAGATAATTGGCCACGGCACGGGCTCTCGCTTCGGAGAGTTTCTGATTATACTGCTCCGACCCCGTTGAATCGGTATAGCCCGAAACGGTGATATTCGTCTGGGGATAACGGTTCATCACATTGGCCACCTTGGCCATATTCTGCATCGCCCCCGGCTTGACCTGTGTCGAGTTTACATCAAAGAGGATGCCGCTGTCAAAGGTGAGAAAAACCTTATCCTGCTCCTGCCGCACCTGGGCATCCCGGATCGACTGTAGTTCACGGGCCTGCTTGTCCATGTAGTTGCCTACCAGACCGCCTGTCGTGGCGCCGATGGCCGCCCCGAGCAAAGCCGCCTTGGCCCGCTGAGATGGATCATTCTGCTTGGCAAGAATTCCCGCCGCAGCGCCCGCCGCAGCACCGATGAGGCTACCCTTGGTAGTCCGTGAGGACGCCTGCCACTGGGCACAGCCGACGAGGGATGTGCCGAAAACAATGAGCATTACCGACACGATAATTTTTTTTCGATTTTTCATGGCCTCTCTCCTCCTTATATTTCACGTCCAAAGCCGACAAGACTAATAACCGGAGTGTACCCCCCGTCAAAAAGGACGTCAAGCAAGAACCTTTCCCATCGTAGGGATGGACGATCGGTCGGCCATTATATTCAATCATTCGATCCTTTTACGGTCCTTTCTTCCACAGGGGGAAAGGTGAGAATCACCTCCGTTCCCTCTCCCTCCCGGCTGAGAATCTCCACGTCTCCTCCATGCTCCTTCATCACCTGGTGACAGATCGTCAACCCCAACCCCACCCCTTCACCCGGTTCCCGCGTCGTAAAAAAGGGGTCGAAAAGTCGATCAAGGTTCTCCTCAGGAATTCCGATACCATTGTCACACACCCGCAACTGCACCCCCTGCTTGCCTTCACCGACCGCATGGGCACGGGTAGCAATCTCGATCCTTCCCCCTTCCGGTATGGATTGGAGGGCATTGAGCAAAAGATTGAGGAGAACCTGCTTGATCTTCTGGATGTCGATTCGGACCGGGGGAAGTCCCGGATCTTCTCTGATCTTCACCGTTACTCTTCGCTTTTCCGACTCTTTCCGGGTGAGATCGATCATCGACCGGACCACTTCACCAAGAGGGGCCTCGGAGAAAACCGACATTGTGGGAGCGGCCAGGTTCACTAATTCAGAAATCAGCCTCCGGATCCGGAGGATCTCCTCCAAGCTGAGATTGCGAAAACGCTCCCAGAATTCCCGATCGACCGTCTCCGGACCGGAGAGAGGAAGCTCACTGATTTTCTGAGGGACCATCTCTAAAAAGGTCTGAATCGAGACGAGGGGGTTCCGGATCTCATGAGCGATCCCCGCGGCCAGGGTCCCCAGGGCGGAAAGCTTGTTGGCCCGGGCCATCTTTTTCAGGGTCTCGATCTGTTCCCGGTGGAGCCGGTCCCGTTCGGAGACCAGATGAAAGTGCTCAATCCCGCGGGTCAGGACCATCTGAAGGTCCTGGATCTCCCATGGTTTCAGCAGATAGGTATAGAGTACCCCTGCATGGATCCCGTCCGCCAGAACATCGAGATCCGAATAGGCGGTCACAAGGAGGAGGACCATCTCGGGATGACGGCTGTGGACTTCCTGAAAAAACTCCATTCCCGTCATGCCGGGCATTCTCTGGTCGGAAATGACGAGCGCAATAAACTCCTTTTCCAGCAGATCAAGACCCTCGTACCCACTTTTGGCGGTATAGATGGTAAAGTCATCCTGAAAATTGATGGCAAAGATTTCGAGGTTCTCCTCTTCGTCATCGACAAAGAGGATGGGGTATTTTTTATAATCAATCCGTTCCAAGAACTCCTCCTTCCGAAGCTCCTTCCGCTTTCGCCGGGCAACCCCCAACGGGCAGGATGACCGTCACTTCCGTTCCATTCCCGACCTCACTCGCAAGAGCAATGCGCCCGCCGTGATTCTCAACAATTCGCCGGCAAATCCCCAGCCCCAGCCCTGTTCCCTCTCCGCTTTTTTTGGTCGTATAGAAAGGCTCAAAGACCCTCGGAAGATCCTCCGGCCGGATTCCGGCGCCGTCATCCCGAATGCAGACCGAGACGGCATCCTCCCCTTTCGGTGCTTTTTCGATGGTAATCCGGATATTGCCGGAGCCCCGGATCGCCTGAACAGCATTGTGCAGCAGATTCAGGAAGAGCTGGTTCAACTGATCCGGATGTCCCATGATCCGGTTCCGGAAACGGTTTTCCGTGCGAACAGCGATTCGTCCGGCCATCTCATGATGCAAAATGGTGAGCGCCGAACGGAGGGGAGATTCCGGCAGAATCGGCTCCAGTTCCTCCGGACGTCTGCAGGCAAACTGTTTCAGATGAGAGATCAGACGGTGGGTCCGCTGAAGACCACGGGAAATGATCTTCATGATCCGCTCCGAGTCAACAATCGCCTCGAGCAATCTCGCGGCTCTCTCTTCCTTCTCCCCGGGACTCCCCTCCGCGGAAGCACACCCCCGGGAGAGTGCGTGAATTTTACGGAGCTTCTTCTCAAGGGCGGCCGTTCCGTTATAGGCGAAATTGACCGGGTTGTTGATCTCGTGGGCAAGGCCGGTAAAGAGAACCCCGAGGGAAGACATCTTCTCGGTATGAATTAACTGTGCCTGGGCCTCCCGGAGTTCCCGGAGGGACTCTTTGAGCTTTTGCGTCCGTTCTTCCACCTTTTTTTCCAGATCAAGATTCATCTCCTCAATCGTTGCCAGGGTCCGGGCGTTCTCAATGGCCACAGCCACGGTGTTCGCCAAACTCTCCATCAGGCTCAAATCATGTTGCGTGATCAGACTGCCCGATCGGACCTTGTCGGCAGCGATCACCCCCAAAAGCGACCCCTTGCTCACGAGAGGAGCGACAACATATTCACGGGTCCCGGTCAGCTCGGAGATCTTCCGCCCCAGATCCGAAGCCTGTTCTCCCGCCAGAAATTCGGCGGTCACGATCGTGGCCTGCTGCCTGCGGAGGACCTCTTCCGCGAGGGATGAGTTGAAATGAACGGGAACGGAGAGATTCCGGACGGCCTCCGTCAGTGCGGCATCCCCGTAGCTCCTGCCCTTCTGCAGGAAGGCCCCTGCCGAATCGGTCAGAAAAACTACAGACCGGTCAAACCCGAGCCGTTCTACCACCATCTTCAGGAGAATATCCAGAAGGTCCTCCATATGGAGAGTCCCTGTAACGGCCTGGCTGATTTCGTGCAGGGTGCGGACCCCGTCATTGGCCTTCTGGAGATTCAGATACTTGGCCTCAATTACCTTGACCGACTCCTCCAGCGCCTCGGTCTGCTCTTTGTAATGGTGGAGGACTCCCCGAAAATCAA from Deltaproteobacteria bacterium harbors:
- a CDS encoding HAMP domain-containing histidine kinase, giving the protein MRLTLTRKVFLGYFLMIGLVLLEGGYAVFELNRLNLLSRSMVEGEVVDLNLEKKLIDLFLSEVGNEKKYLVVHDSDFLNLARSKGREFDATLLKLRASSPEGERRRELEALQALHERHRKGFLTAVEEVARGNLPGWMGLNKSDVQTFTERIETMIWKQEVAMARKMNQARAFSFRAYKITIGIVVSMVAIGFLTAWLLTRSIRVPIRRLTEGTRIIARGEFNRPIEVTSRDELGDLARAFNTMTGKLGKLEEMKREIISNVSHEFRTPLTSIKEATQLLQDRVAGPLNGKQQKLLGIIQEGTAKLVRLINNLLDLSRIRAGMMQYHFEKCDLLPILQRGMTNIRFLADLKRIVLELEAPSSLPPLMLDNEKVEEVVNNLLGNAVKFTPEGGSIRIEVGMVSGNEVGKNGRIRVCVEDNGTGIEAGELSRIFDRFRQVDPIMGHDPQRKGTGLGLSICQYYIAEHGGRIWAESEIGKGSRFFFELPLKAGKETVPA
- a CDS encoding OmpA family protein; amino-acid sequence: MKNRKKIIVSVMLIVFGTSLVGCAQWQASSRTTKGSLIGAAAGAAAGILAKQNDPSQRAKAALLGAAIGATTGGLVGNYMDKQARELQSIRDAQVRQEQDKVFLTFDSGILFDVNSTQVKPGAMQNMAKVANVMNRYPQTNITVSGYTDSTGSEQYNQKLSEARARAVANYLQSRGVSSYRIHTIGYGESMPVAGNSTAAGRQANRRVEIEIKANQALYQQQQQTPASGYPPRGGGYPAY
- a CDS encoding response regulator, yielding MERIDYKKYPILFVDDEEENLEIFAINFQDDFTIYTAKSGYEGLDLLEKEFIALVISDQRMPGMTGMEFFQEVHSRHPEMVLLLVTAYSDLDVLADGIHAGVLYTYLLKPWEIQDLQMVLTRGIEHFHLVSERDRLHREQIETLKKMARANKLSALGTLAAGIAHEIRNPLVSIQTFLEMVPQKISELPLSGPETVDREFWERFRNLSLEEILRIRRLISELVNLAAPTMSVFSEAPLGEVVRSMIDLTRKESEKRRVTVKIREDPGLPPVRIDIQKIKQVLLNLLLNALQSIPEGGRIEIATRAHAVGEGKQGVQLRVCDNGIGIPEENLDRLFDPFFTTREPGEGVGLGLTICHQVMKEHGGDVEILSREGEGTEVILTFPPVEERTVKGSND
- a CDS encoding GAF domain-containing protein, giving the protein MESCRESYRFDESMVKSEFSCRALNSILVYMDGVYGRKALEELIRKTGLSLDYLQDHHNWVSWSYYCNLLKNLVEVTGDPRSPYIAGTRSWDKKSWGFFYYITYALGNVRMVLRKVAELVPHFNKGAEWEILELQKNRATIRIRMREGYPIDRVCCESRMGQLAGIPRAFGMPLGKVRESRCQARGDEACRVELSWLNRPRRFYGFLGLMAAIGILFVNDRMNIIRPGLPGPFLLLFSSYLVGRVFDFRGVLHHYKEQTEALEESVKVIEAKYLNLQKANDGVRTLHEISQAVTGTLHMEDLLDILLKMVVERLGFDRSVVFLTDSAGAFLQKGRSYGDAALTEAVRNLSVPVHFNSSLAEEVLRRQQATIVTAEFLAGEQASDLGRKISELTGTREYVVAPLVSKGSLLGVIAADKVRSGSLITQHDLSLMESLANTVAVAIENARTLATIEEMNLDLEKKVEERTQKLKESLRELREAQAQLIHTEKMSSLGVLFTGLAHEINNPVNFAYNGTAALEKKLRKIHALSRGCASAEGSPGEKEERAARLLEAIVDSERIMKIISRGLQRTHRLISHLKQFACRRPEELEPILPESPLRSALTILHHEMAGRIAVRTENRFRNRIMGHPDQLNQLFLNLLHNAVQAIRGSGNIRITIEKAPKGEDAVSVCIRDDGAGIRPEDLPRVFEPFYTTKKSGEGTGLGLGICRRIVENHGGRIALASEVGNGTEVTVILPVGGCPAKAEGASEGGVLGTD